The following coding sequences are from one Triticum aestivum cultivar Chinese Spring chromosome 5A, IWGSC CS RefSeq v2.1, whole genome shotgun sequence window:
- the LOC123102859 gene encoding chaperone protein dnaJ A7A, chloroplastic has product MLHPVHRLPATPSRPAVHPHVSPAPPSLRLRRVAGTRPTTLVVCCSGFVGSLPVANQGSEFEPRSRSIYGGRGSVAIDPRFMASKNSTRGRGKHLASPSASLNHAPSPRFRHRRGSRFIVRAESDFYSVLGVSRNASKSEIKSAYRKLARSYHPDVNKEPGAEQKFKDISNAYEVLSDDEKRAIYDKYGEAGLKGSGMGTGDYSNPFDLFESLFEGFGGMGGMGGGRAARNRPMQGDDESYNLVLNFKEAVFGVEKEIEITRLEGCNTCDGSGAKPGTKPTTCKTCGGQGQVVSSTRTPLGIFQQVSTCNTCGGTGEFSTPCKTCGGDGRVRKTKRISLKVPAGVDSGSRLRVRSEGNAGRRGGPPGDLYVFIDVLSDSVLKRDGTNILYTCKVSYIDAILGTTVKVPTVDGVVDLKIPSGTQPGTTLVMSKKGVPLLGKSNARGDQLVRVQVEIPKRLSSDERKLIEELANLNKAELANSRR; this is encoded by the exons ATGCTCCACCCAGTGCACCGCCTCCCTGCCACCCCTTCCCGCCCGGCCGTCCACCCACACGTCTCCCCCGCGCCGCCCTCCCTTCGTCTCCGGCGAGTGGCCGGGACGAGGCCGACGACGCTTGTGGTATGCTGCTCCGGTTTCGTGGGTTCGCTGCCTGTAGCGAATCAGGGGAGCGAATTCGAACCTCGATCCAGATCGATCTATGGGGGTCGGGGTTCCGTGGCCATCGATCCGAGATTCATGGCATCGAAAAATAG TACCAGAGGCAGAGGTAAACACCTAGCATCACCTAGTGCTAGCTTAAATCATGCACCATCACCAAGATTTCGCCATCGGAGGGGTTCACGGTTTATCGTTCGAGCTGAATCA GATTTCTATTCCGTACTTGGTGTGTCGAGAAATGCTAGTAAATCTGAAATCAAGAGTG CCTATCGGAAACTTGCTCGGAGCTATCACCCTGACGTGAACAA AGAGCCTGGCGCTGAACAAAAGTTTAAGGATATCAGCAATGCTTATGAG GTTTTGTCTGATGATGAGAAGCGAGCGATCTATGATAAATATGGAGAAGCTGGTCTGAAGGGTTCTGGCATGGGCACGGGA GATTACTCAAACCCATTTGATCTCTTTGAGTCACTATTCGAAGGATTTGGTGGAATGGGTGGAATGGGCGGGGGCCGTGCTGCTCGTAACAGGCCAATGCAGGGTGATGACGAGAGCTACAATCTGGTTCTCAACTTCAAGGAAGCAGTGTTTGGTGTAGAGAAAGAGATTGAGATAACTAGGCTGGAAGGCTGTAATACTTGCGACGGAAGTGGCGCCAAGCCTGGCACAAAGCCAACCACGTGTAAAACTTGTGGTGGTCAGGGCCAGGTGGTCTCCTCCACAAGAACACCACTTGGAATATTCCAGCAGGTATCCACATGCAATACTTGCGGTGGCACTGGTGAATTCTCCACCCCTTGCAAAACCTGTGGGGGCGATGGCCGTGTGCGCAAGACAAAGAGGATCAGTCTGAAGGTTCCCGCAGGAGTGGATTCTGGAAGCAGGTTGAGGGTCCGTTCTGAGGGTAATGCTGGTCGGAGAGGAGGCCCGCCAGGAGACCTTTATGTCTTTATTGATGTTCTCTCGGATTCAGTTCTTAAGAGAGATGGGACAAACATTCTCTACACATGCAAGGTTTCTTATATTGATGCAATTCTTGGGACAACTGTCAAGGTCCCCACTGTTGATGGGGTGGTTGACCTGAAGATCCCCTCGGGGACCCAGCCGGGTACAACTCTGGTGATGTCCAAGAAAGGTGTTCCACTTCTTGGTAAATCAAATGCTCGCGGAGACCAGCTGGTGCGTGTCCAGGTTGAGATTCCAAAGCGTCTAAGCAGCGATGAGAGAAAGCTGATCGAAGAGCTTGCAAACCTCAACAAGGCCGAGCTGGCAAACAGTAGGAGATGA